The following proteins come from a genomic window of Eleginops maclovinus isolate JMC-PN-2008 ecotype Puerto Natales chromosome 8, JC_Emac_rtc_rv5, whole genome shotgun sequence:
- the LOC134868599 gene encoding sphingosine 1-phosphate receptor 3 — MINPQVYLHYNYTGKLEHRTSVGTSPGSMDAKTIAFLIICSFIVLENLTVLVAIWRNHRFHNRMYFFIGNLALCDMLAGVAYLVNLLLSGEKTLQLSPALWFAREGSMFVALGASIFSLLAIAIERHLTMIKMRPYDANKNYRVFLLIGACWLIAISLGALPILGWNCLDNLPDCSTVLPLYTKKYVAFCITVFMVLLLAMSVLYARIYILVKSSSRKVSKNRNSEHAMSLLRTVIIVVGVFIACWTPVFVLLLVDVACEQRCPILYKAEWFIAVAVLNSAMNPVIYTLASREMRKAFLGLVCGVCFTGKASGNGSGNRQSLEPSRSRSRSWSSQNNPNQSQQSSRQAELEKGPEAARGEVSVVAGGAANAVIESDRKD; from the coding sequence ATGATCAACCCTCAAGTGTACCTCCACTACAACTACACAGGGAAGCTGGAACATCGCACCAGCGTTGGCACAAGCCCCGGTAGCATGGACGCCAAAACTATCGCGTTCCTCATCATATGCAGCTTCATCGTCCTCGAGAACCTCACCGTGCTGGTGGCCATATGGAGAAACCACAGGTTCCACAACCGCATGTACTTCTTCATAGGCAACTTGGCGCTGTGTGACATGCTGGCTGGAGTCGCCTACCTGGTGAACCTGCTGCTGTCGGGAGAGAAGACCCTGCAGCTCTCACCTGCCCTCTGGTTTGCCAGAGAAGGAAGCATGTTTGTTGCACTTGGAGCCTCCATTTTTAGTCTCCTGGCTATTGCTATTGAACGACACTTGACAATGATCAAAATGAGGCCTTATGATGCCAACAAGAACTACAGAGTGTTCTTGCTCATAGGGGCCTGCTGGCTGATTGCCATTTCTCTTGGCGCTTTGCCTATTCTAGGCTGGAACTGCTTGGACAACCTCCCCGATTGCTCCACTGTCCTCCCTCTCTACACAAAGAAATATGTAGCTTTCTGTATCACAGTTTTCATGGTTTTGCTCTTGGCCATGTCAGTCCTTTATGCTCGCATTTACATCCTTGTGAAGTCCAGCAGCCGAAAGGTGAGCAAGAACAGGAACTCTGAGCATGCAATGTCCCTGCTGCGCACCGTCATCATCGTAGTTGGGGTCTTCATCGCCTGCTGGACGCCCGTCTTCGTCCTGCTCCTGGTGGATGTGGCATGTGAGCAGCGCTGCCCAATCCTCTACAAGGCAGAATGGTTCATCGCAGTGGCTGTGCTGAACTCAGCCATGAACCCGGTCATTTACACTCTGGCCAGCCGTGAGATGAGAAAGGCCTTCCTAGGCCTGGTGTGTGGTGTTTGCTTCACGGGAAAGGCTTCTGGGAATGGCAGCGGAAACAGGCAATCTCTGGAACCCagccggagcaggagcaggTCATGGAGCAGCCAGAACAACCCTAACCAGAGCCAGCAGAGCTCCAGGCAGGCGGAGCTGGAGAAGGGGCCGGAGGCAGCCCGTGGCGAGGTCTCAGTGGTGGCAGGAGGGGCTGCAAATGCCGTCATTGAAAGTGACAGGAAAGATTGA